From a region of the Zonotrichia albicollis isolate bZonAlb1 chromosome 5, bZonAlb1.hap1, whole genome shotgun sequence genome:
- the ASB5 gene encoding ankyrin repeat and SOCS box protein 5 isoform X3, with protein sequence MSRIYNCNWLEVPWGDGDLGSWADRSPLHEAASQGRLLSLKTLLSQGYNVDTLTIDQVTPLHEACLGDHVGCARILLEAGANVNATTIDGVTPLFNACSRGSAACAELLLQYGAKAQWESCLPSPTHEAASRGHSECLEVLISWGIDVDQDLPHLGTPLYVACVSQQIHCIRKLLYAGANVQKGKHLQTPLHAAAQHSSTEIVNLLLEFGADINAKNSDFERPVDLAAPSSLVERLLLFHEATPSSLCQLCRLCIRNYIGRARLHLVPQLQLPTILKNFLQYR encoded by the exons GTTCTTGGGCAGATCGCTCACCTCTGCATGAGGCAGCCAGCCAAGGACGTCTTCTTTCTCTGAAGACTTTATTGTCACAG GGGTACAATGTAGACACACTAACAATCGACCAAGTAACTCCACTCCATGAAGCCTGCCTGGGAGACCATGTAGGATGTGCAAGAATCCTCCTTGAAGCAGGAGCAAAC GTAAATGCTACAACAATTGATGGAGTGACACCTTTATTTAATGCCTGTTCAAGAGGCAGTGCAGCATGTGCTGAGCTCCTGTTACAGTACGGTGCCAAAGCTCAGTGGGAGTCCTGTCTGCCATCACCAACTCATGAAGCAGCCAGCAGAG GTCACAGTGAATGTCTGGAGGTACTGATATCCTGGGGTATAGATGTTGATCAAGACCTTCCTCATTTAGGAACACCTCTGTATGTAGCTTGTGTTTCACAGCAGATCCATTGCATTCGAAAACTTCTTTATGCAG GTGCCAACGTGCAGAAGGGAAAGCATTTGCAAACTCCACTCCATGCTGCTGCCCAGCATTCTAGTACAGAGATTGTAAACTTACTCCTTGAATTTGGGGCAGACATAAATGccaaaaattcagattttgagAGGCCTGTTGATTTAGCTGCCCCAAGCAGTTTAGTGGAGAGACTGCTGCTCTTCCATGAAG CCACACCATCTTCTCTTTGTCAGCTCTGCCGACTATGTATCCGAAATTACATAGGAAGAGCTAGACTGCATCTTGTTCCACAACTCCAGTTGCCAACAATACTTAAGAATTTCTTACAGTATAGATAA